AGGTCTTTTCCTGCAAGCGGGTGATTGGCATCGAGGTTTACTACCTGCTCGTTTACGTTGGTAACAGTAACGGGCATTTGACGGCCATCCTGTGTACTCATATTAAGACGCATTCCCGGTTCGGGCTTAATTTCAGCCGGAATTTCGTTGCGGGGAACTTCAAAGCGCAGGTCTTCGCGAACTTCGCCATAGGCTTCGTCACTGGGGATTTCAAATGTTTTGGTTTCAGCTACTGCCATTCCCATTACAGCCGACTCAAAGCCGGGAATGAGCTGACCCTGACCCATGGTAAATTCCAGGGGCTCGCGTCCTTCAGAGCTGTCGAATACTTCACCGTCATTTAATTTTCCGGTGTAATGCACCACTACGGTGTCTTGTTCTTTTACTTGTGACATAGATCTTTAATTTGCCACAAAAGTACTTATAATATCAGGAATAGCAGGGTGACTCAGGGCAAACGCTTTTAAAACTGTTTAGATTTAATAACA
The DNA window shown above is from Cryomorphaceae bacterium and carries:
- a CDS encoding peptidylprolyl isomerase, producing the protein MSQVKEQDTVVVHYTGKLNDGEVFDSSEGREPLEFTMGQGQLIPGFESAVMGMAVAETKTFEIPSDEAYGEVREDLRFEVPRNEIPAEIKPEPGMRLNMSTQDGRQMPVTVTNVNEQVVNLDANHPLAGKDL